A region from the Sutcliffiella horikoshii genome encodes:
- a CDS encoding iron-hydroxamate ABC transporter substrate-binding protein: MKKLMIPFVFLLLLVVSACGNENNNASNNNTDNSNEGNASSSETITYEAETGPIEVPADPQRVVVINSFVAGNVMALGTNIVGTDSWAMANPRYQEYLENAEEITDQDLEKIIELDPDLIIAASNTNNLEQLGEIAPTVAYTYGKVDYLTQHIEIGKLLNKEEEAQKWVDDFKARAQEAGEEIRAKIGEDATVSVIENFDKELYVFGDNWGRGTEILYQEMKLKMPERVKEEALEAGYYTLSFEVLPEFAGDYVVFSKNSEGDTSFQETDTYKNIPAVKNGQVFEADAKEFYFNDPISLDFQLDFFKDSFLGN; the protein is encoded by the coding sequence ATGAAAAAATTAATGATTCCATTCGTATTCCTGCTATTGCTGGTCGTTAGTGCCTGCGGAAATGAAAATAATAATGCAAGTAATAACAATACTGATAATTCTAATGAAGGAAATGCTTCCTCCTCTGAAACCATCACCTATGAAGCAGAAACAGGTCCAATTGAAGTACCAGCAGATCCTCAAAGAGTTGTAGTAATAAACTCCTTTGTTGCTGGAAATGTCATGGCACTCGGAACAAATATTGTTGGAACGGATTCTTGGGCAATGGCAAATCCGCGTTATCAAGAGTACCTTGAAAACGCCGAAGAAATCACCGATCAAGATTTAGAAAAAATCATTGAATTAGATCCAGATCTAATTATCGCGGCCTCCAACACGAACAACCTGGAGCAGTTAGGCGAAATTGCGCCAACTGTCGCATACACTTACGGGAAAGTGGACTATCTTACACAACATATTGAAATTGGTAAACTATTGAACAAAGAAGAAGAAGCTCAAAAATGGGTAGATGACTTCAAGGCACGCGCTCAAGAAGCTGGAGAAGAAATCCGCGCTAAAATCGGTGAGGATGCGACTGTATCTGTTATCGAAAACTTTGATAAAGAGCTTTACGTTTTCGGAGACAACTGGGGACGCGGCACAGAGATTCTTTATCAGGAAATGAAGCTGAAGATGCCAGAAAGAGTAAAGGAAGAAGCTTTAGAAGCTGGATATTATACGCTTTCCTTTGAAGTACTGCCTGAGTTTGCAGGTGATTATGTAGTATTCAGTAAGAATTCTGAAGGGGATACATCCTTCCAGGAAACAGATACTTATAAGAATATTCCTGCAGTGAAGAATGGTCAAGTTTTTGAAGCGGATGCAAAAGAGTTCTACTTTAACGATCCGATTTCCCTTGATTTCCAATTGGATTTCTTTAAGGATAGCTTTTTAGGAAACTGA
- a CDS encoding FecCD family ABC transporter permease yields the protein MKIALERSIPFTIKFIGAIIVFGAVFFAAMVLGAADTTIRDVWLALTSPGTSGDKILIIREIRLPREVAAIFVGAGLSVAGAIMQGMTRNPLADPGLLGLTAGANAALAITLAFLPSINYYGITIACFIGAAVGAIMVFGLGAMKKGGFSPLRIVLAGAAVSAFLFAIAEGVALTFKLSRDVSMWTAGGIIGTTWGQLQLIIPLITVGLLVALYLSRQLTILSLSEEVAVGLGQKIAFVKAVLFVVIILLTGASVALVGNMAFIGLMVPHIVRAIVGTDYRFILPMSAIVGATFMLFADTLGRTINAPFETPVAAIVAMVGLPFFLVIVRKGGKAFS from the coding sequence ATGAAGATTGCGTTGGAACGAAGCATTCCTTTTACAATTAAATTTATTGGGGCAATCATCGTCTTTGGGGCGGTGTTTTTTGCTGCGATGGTGCTTGGTGCTGCTGATACAACCATTCGAGATGTATGGTTGGCATTAACTTCACCAGGAACGAGTGGAGATAAAATCCTGATCATCCGCGAAATACGGCTACCACGTGAAGTTGCTGCAATTTTTGTAGGTGCAGGGTTATCAGTTGCTGGAGCCATTATGCAAGGGATGACAAGGAATCCTTTGGCAGATCCAGGGTTGCTTGGCTTGACCGCTGGAGCGAACGCCGCACTTGCTATTACGCTTGCATTCTTGCCTTCTATTAACTACTACGGCATTACCATTGCTTGTTTTATCGGCGCGGCGGTAGGGGCAATTATGGTGTTTGGTTTAGGCGCAATGAAAAAAGGCGGATTTTCTCCTTTGCGAATCGTCCTTGCAGGTGCAGCCGTTTCTGCCTTTCTTTTTGCGATTGCTGAAGGGGTCGCGCTGACCTTTAAACTGTCGCGAGATGTCTCCATGTGGACTGCCGGGGGGATTATTGGCACAACTTGGGGCCAGTTGCAGTTGATTATTCCGTTAATTACCGTGGGCCTGCTTGTGGCGCTTTACCTCTCCAGACAACTGACCATCCTTAGTCTTAGCGAGGAAGTGGCAGTTGGGTTAGGACAGAAGATTGCTTTTGTAAAAGCGGTATTGTTTGTTGTCATTATTTTGTTGACGGGTGCCTCTGTCGCACTTGTCGGGAATATGGCTTTTATCGGATTGATGGTTCCTCATATTGTGCGTGCCATTGTTGGGACAGATTACCGCTTCATCCTGCCGATGTCGGCGATTGTTGGAGCTACCTTCATGCTTTTCGCTGACACACTTGGACGCACCATCAACGCTCCTTTTGAAACGCCTGTTGCAGCCATTGTAGCAATGGTAGGCCTTCCCTTCTTCCTTGTTATTGTCCGAAAAGGAGGGAAAGCATTCTCATGA
- a CDS encoding FecCD family ABC transporter permease, with protein MIHPSILRKQRIIVGFLALLILTTIVVGIGIGPASLSFDRLLPTMLGQGSFKEEFVFFSIRLPRIVITILAGMALALSGAILQGITRNDLADPGIIGINAGAGVAISIFFLYVPINAGSFVYMLPAVAFFGALITAMLIYLFSYQRNGGLQPVRLVLVGVGFSMALSGMMIILISSAERVKVDFIAKWLAGNIWGTDWPFILALLPWLLVLVPFTLYKANRLNLLGMSEPVAIGVGVSLEKERLVLLLTAVALAASAVSVTGGIAFVGLMAPHIAKSLVGPRNQLFLPVAILIGGWLLLFADSVGRNLIDTGIPAGIMVALIGAPYFMYLLLRK; from the coding sequence ATGATTCATCCATCTATTTTAAGAAAACAACGTATTATTGTGGGATTTTTGGCTTTACTTATCTTGACTACCATTGTTGTTGGTATTGGCATTGGACCGGCTTCTCTTTCATTCGATCGTTTATTACCGACCATGCTTGGTCAAGGCAGCTTTAAAGAGGAGTTTGTTTTCTTTTCCATCAGGCTTCCTCGGATTGTCATCACCATTCTTGCCGGCATGGCGCTTGCATTATCAGGTGCGATCCTTCAAGGGATCACTCGTAACGATCTGGCGGACCCTGGGATTATTGGGATCAATGCTGGCGCAGGTGTCGCGATTTCTATTTTCTTTTTATATGTTCCGATTAATGCAGGTTCCTTTGTTTATATGTTACCAGCAGTTGCATTCTTCGGGGCGCTTATAACAGCCATGTTGATTTATTTGTTCTCGTATCAGAGGAATGGAGGACTTCAGCCTGTCCGGCTTGTATTGGTCGGAGTCGGGTTTTCAATGGCACTTTCGGGTATGATGATTATCTTGATTTCGTCTGCTGAGCGTGTAAAAGTCGATTTCATCGCCAAGTGGCTGGCAGGTAACATTTGGGGCACTGATTGGCCATTTATACTGGCGTTGTTGCCTTGGCTGCTTGTATTGGTTCCTTTTACTTTGTATAAAGCCAACCGGTTGAATCTACTTGGCATGAGTGAGCCTGTGGCGATTGGGGTTGGGGTATCACTTGAAAAAGAACGCTTGGTTTTGCTGTTGACGGCTGTAGCATTGGCTGCTTCTGCGGTTTCGGTGACAGGTGGTATTGCTTTTGTTGGCTTGATGGCCCCTCATATCGCAAAATCGTTGGTTGGACCGCGGAACCAATTGTTCCTGCCTGTAGCGATCTTGATCGGCGGCTGGCTGCTATTGTTTGCGGACAGCGTGGGACGCAACTTGATTGATACCGGGATTCCAGCAGGGATCATGGTCGCGTTGATTGGAGCACCTTACTTTATGTATTTGTTGTTGAGGAAGTAA
- a CDS encoding ABC transporter ATP-binding protein — translation MFIQIRDLQFQYKNTKKNTLDHIQVDIERGEIISILGKSGSGKSTLLRIIAGLENPTSGSMKLNGEVMFDPRTFIVPEKRGIGVVFQDYALFPHMTVAQNIKYGLRKMNRKQKQERLEEMLSLINLAEYGQRYPYELSGGQQQRVALARALAPSPSLLLLDEPFSNLDAHLQEKIRDELKEILKKTGITSIFVTHDFADAKAIADRILYIDEGQLVNRACDLVMS, via the coding sequence ATGTTTATCCAGATCAGAGATTTGCAGTTCCAATATAAAAATACAAAAAAGAATACACTCGACCATATTCAGGTAGACATTGAACGCGGAGAGATTATTTCCATTCTTGGTAAAAGCGGAAGCGGAAAGAGTACTTTATTGCGCATTATCGCGGGGCTTGAAAATCCAACCTCTGGAAGCATGAAGTTAAATGGGGAAGTGATGTTTGATCCACGAACATTCATTGTGCCGGAAAAGCGCGGCATAGGGGTCGTGTTCCAAGATTATGCGTTGTTTCCGCATATGACAGTTGCGCAAAACATCAAGTATGGGTTACGGAAAATGAACCGTAAGCAAAAGCAGGAGCGGCTGGAAGAAATGCTTAGCTTAATCAACTTGGCTGAATACGGCCAGCGTTATCCGTACGAGCTCAGTGGAGGACAGCAGCAGCGTGTAGCCTTGGCTCGCGCGTTGGCACCGTCACCGTCTTTATTGTTGCTCGATGAGCCTTTTAGTAACCTGGATGCTCACCTTCAGGAAAAAATTCGTGACGAGTTAAAAGAAATCCTGAAGAAAACAGGCATCACCTCTATCTTCGTCACCCATGACTTTGCAGACGCCAAAGCCATCGCCGACCGGATTCTATATATAGATGAAGGACAGCTGGTGAACAGAGCGTGTGACTTGGTGATGAGTTAA
- a CDS encoding ABC transporter permease — translation MNRFHWSRVHHKGWALASLFFITIILIPNLLIGVEFFTEGNDNWLHIREYLLKDYVQNSAVIIIFTALATMLIGTSLAWLITIYQFPMRNFLKWALILPLAIPPYIAAYTFHGILNYTGVIQTTLRNSFEMQVNQAYFDIMSIQGAIFIFTVTLFPYVYAITRSFFQNLSASVLENARLLGGNDVDTFFRVALPISRAAIVGSVTLVILEVLNDYGVTSYFGIQTVSTAIFRTWYGMMDLDSALKLAGTLMVLVMVVLMFERIVRGRKKFFDPSSKVRPIQPKKLTGAKAWGVFAYCFGIFTIAFIIPLLQLLRWAFMTYEKVFNAEFITLAKNSVLVASIASLIIIFVALIISNYTRLQSGLLTKFISRVTTLGYSIPGAAIAIAVITIFISLDQYIVTFLAQFNLKPEFVLRTTLIMLIFAYVIRFLAIGFNNIEAGFEKIGNRYSETSRMLGASTLRTFFMVDLPLLRGAIASGFILVFVDILKELPLTLFLQPFNFSTLATQAFKYANDERVQEASIASLMIIFISALCIFIFHRVLDKEAN, via the coding sequence GTGAATCGGTTTCATTGGTCAAGGGTACATCATAAAGGATGGGCTCTTGCAAGTCTTTTTTTTATAACGATTATATTAATTCCCAATTTACTAATTGGCGTGGAATTCTTTACAGAAGGAAACGACAATTGGCTTCATATACGAGAATATTTATTGAAGGATTATGTTCAAAATTCCGCTGTCATCATCATTTTTACGGCATTGGCAACGATGTTGATTGGCACAAGTCTTGCGTGGTTGATCACTATTTATCAGTTTCCGATGCGAAACTTTTTGAAGTGGGCGCTGATCCTTCCATTAGCAATACCGCCATACATTGCTGCTTATACATTTCACGGTATATTAAACTATACCGGTGTCATACAGACCACTTTGCGTAACTCGTTTGAGATGCAGGTGAATCAGGCATACTTTGATATCATGAGCATTCAGGGGGCCATCTTTATTTTTACGGTCACCTTGTTTCCATACGTTTATGCGATTACGAGAAGCTTTTTTCAGAACCTATCAGCATCCGTACTGGAGAATGCGAGATTACTAGGCGGAAATGACGTGGATACGTTTTTCCGTGTCGCCTTGCCGATTTCAAGAGCCGCAATCGTTGGTAGTGTGACCCTCGTTATTCTAGAAGTGCTAAATGATTATGGAGTTACAAGTTATTTTGGCATCCAGACAGTCAGTACGGCGATATTCCGTACCTGGTATGGAATGATGGACTTAGATTCAGCGTTGAAGCTGGCAGGGACTCTGATGGTGCTGGTAATGGTTGTCCTTATGTTTGAAAGAATTGTGAGAGGAAGAAAGAAGTTCTTTGATCCTTCCTCTAAAGTTCGTCCCATTCAGCCGAAGAAACTTACGGGAGCTAAGGCATGGGGAGTATTTGCATACTGCTTTGGGATCTTTACGATCGCATTTATCATTCCGTTGCTTCAGCTTTTACGCTGGGCGTTCATGACCTATGAGAAGGTGTTTAATGCTGAATTTATCACACTGGCTAAAAACTCAGTGTTGGTAGCGTCCATTGCATCTCTTATCATTATTTTTGTAGCGCTGATCATCTCTAATTACACGAGACTGCAGTCAGGTCTTTTGACAAAGTTCATCTCCAGGGTGACAACACTTGGATATTCGATTCCTGGAGCAGCCATCGCTATTGCAGTCATCACAATTTTCATTTCATTAGATCAGTATATTGTGACGTTCCTCGCGCAATTTAACTTAAAACCGGAATTTGTGCTGCGAACGACCTTGATTATGTTGATTTTTGCTTATGTGATACGATTCCTTGCCATTGGCTTTAATAATATAGAGGCGGGCTTTGAAAAGATCGGTAACAGGTATTCAGAAACGTCAAGAATGCTGGGTGCGTCGACATTGAGGACGTTCTTCATGGTCGACCTTCCGCTGTTGCGCGGGGCGATCGCGAGTGGATTCATCTTAGTATTTGTGGATATTCTAAAAGAATTACCATTAACCTTGTTCTTGCAACCATTTAACTTTTCAACGCTTGCGACACAAGCTTTCAAATATGCAAATGATGAACGCGTGCAGGAGGCTTCTATCGCTTCCCTGATGATCATCTTCATAAGTGCGTTGTGTATCTTTATTTTTCACCGTGTACTTGATAAGGAGGCAAACTAA
- a CDS encoding Fe(3+) ABC transporter substrate-binding protein, translating to MKKFTVILSMMLALMLALTGCVSSTNNNGNSSSQNNGGAENNEEATNEQESGEVNVYTSRHYEADQMLYKKFEEETGIKVNVVEGKGEELMERLNREGEATEADVYITADAGNLYQAKDAELLQSVESDVLAENIPEKLRDVDNQWFGLTKRARVIVYDKERVSPEELSTYEALAEPEWKDRVVIRSSENMYNMSLLASFIDIMGRDEAKAWAQGIADNMARDPEGGDRDQAKAVAAGEADVAIMNTYYIGVMLNGTDEEEKKVAENVGVFFPNQETTGTHINISGAGVTKHAKNKENAVKFIEFLSSEEAQGQFAEANSEYPVNEKVEPSELLKSWGEFKEQDINLSKLGENQQEAIRIFNEVGWK from the coding sequence GTGAAAAAGTTTACTGTCATTTTAAGCATGATGCTAGCTTTAATGTTAGCGTTAACAGGCTGTGTGAGCAGCACTAATAACAACGGAAATAGCTCTTCTCAAAACAACGGTGGGGCTGAGAACAACGAAGAAGCAACAAACGAGCAAGAATCAGGCGAAGTAAACGTATATACTAGCCGTCACTATGAAGCAGATCAAATGCTTTACAAAAAGTTTGAAGAAGAAACTGGTATTAAAGTCAATGTGGTAGAAGGTAAAGGCGAAGAGCTAATGGAGCGCTTGAACAGAGAAGGAGAAGCGACGGAAGCAGATGTATATATCACTGCTGATGCCGGTAACCTTTATCAAGCAAAAGACGCTGAATTACTTCAATCGGTTGAAAGTGATGTTTTAGCTGAAAATATCCCTGAAAAATTACGCGATGTAGATAACCAATGGTTTGGTTTAACAAAGCGTGCACGTGTTATCGTATATGATAAAGAGCGTGTAAGCCCTGAGGAATTATCAACTTATGAAGCTTTGGCTGAACCGGAATGGAAAGACCGTGTGGTTATCAGATCTTCTGAAAATATGTACAACATGTCTCTTTTAGCATCTTTCATTGACATCATGGGAAGAGACGAAGCAAAAGCATGGGCGCAAGGAATTGCAGATAACATGGCTCGTGATCCTGAAGGTGGAGACCGAGACCAAGCGAAGGCTGTTGCTGCAGGAGAAGCAGATGTAGCGATCATGAATACGTACTATATTGGCGTTATGTTAAATGGAACAGATGAGGAAGAGAAGAAGGTAGCTGAAAATGTTGGCGTATTCTTCCCGAACCAAGAAACAACTGGTACACACATTAATATCAGTGGTGCCGGCGTGACTAAGCATGCGAAAAATAAAGAAAATGCGGTTAAGTTCATCGAGTTCTTAAGCAGCGAAGAGGCGCAAGGCCAATTTGCAGAAGCGAACTCTGAATACCCCGTAAATGAGAAAGTGGAACCTTCCGAGCTATTAAAATCTTGGGGCGAGTTCAAAGAGCAAGACATCAACCTTTCTAAGTTAGGCGAAAACCAACAAGAGGCAATTCGCATCTTCAATGAGGTTGGCTGGAAATAA
- a CDS encoding MBL fold metallo-hydrolase encodes MLLKYFYDEGLAQASYMVGCQASKEAFIIDPARDILPYMEAATKEGLRIVGALETHIHADFVAGSRELAKRLGAKMYLSDEGDKDWKYENISDLPHQLVKDGDEIKLGNILFQVLHTPGHTPESLSFFVTDGGAKTEHPMGIFTGDFVFVGDVGRPDLLEKSAQKEGTADKGAKDMYASLTKFEGLPDYVQVWPGHGAGSACGKSLGAIPSSTVGYERRVNWAFQHDDFESFASELLEGQPEPPKYFGIMKQVNKVGPNFTLELQKPKRLDDINALTKKIKEGAQVIDTREAALFSKEHIEGTINIPFNQAFTNWAGWIINYEQPLYLLTDPDKLEEIQKTLQSIGIDNLHYYMDVDLAIRMTSDLESYHDITPKEAKELLAEGAQVIDVRHDSEWKSGHIEGAKHIMLGTLLDRLEEVPEDRPLIIQCGSGVRSAIAISLLQAKGVKDVRNMLGGYGRWQKDIQ; translated from the coding sequence ATGTTACTGAAGTATTTTTATGACGAAGGTTTGGCGCAAGCTTCCTACATGGTTGGCTGCCAGGCGTCCAAGGAAGCATTCATCATTGATCCGGCAAGGGATATCCTGCCATACATGGAGGCTGCAACAAAAGAGGGACTTCGTATTGTGGGAGCGTTGGAAACGCATATTCACGCTGATTTTGTAGCAGGATCAAGGGAATTGGCGAAACGCTTAGGTGCGAAAATGTATCTCTCAGATGAAGGAGATAAGGATTGGAAATATGAAAATATAAGTGACCTTCCTCATCAATTAGTGAAGGATGGGGATGAAATAAAGCTTGGGAATATTTTGTTTCAAGTGTTGCACACGCCAGGTCATACACCGGAAAGCCTTTCTTTTTTTGTAACAGATGGCGGAGCGAAAACAGAACATCCTATGGGTATCTTCACAGGTGATTTTGTATTTGTCGGTGATGTTGGTAGACCGGATCTTTTGGAAAAGTCCGCACAAAAGGAAGGTACAGCTGATAAGGGGGCAAAAGATATGTATGCCTCTTTAACTAAATTTGAGGGTCTCCCAGATTATGTGCAAGTGTGGCCAGGTCATGGGGCGGGAAGTGCATGTGGAAAATCACTGGGTGCTATTCCTTCTTCCACTGTTGGCTATGAAAGAAGAGTGAATTGGGCTTTTCAGCATGATGATTTTGAGAGCTTTGCGTCTGAGCTGTTGGAAGGACAGCCAGAACCACCGAAGTATTTTGGCATTATGAAGCAAGTGAATAAAGTTGGACCAAACTTCACCTTAGAACTACAAAAACCAAAACGATTGGATGACATAAATGCTTTAACGAAGAAAATAAAAGAAGGGGCACAGGTCATTGATACACGGGAAGCGGCCCTCTTTTCAAAAGAGCATATAGAAGGAACAATCAACATTCCATTTAATCAGGCATTTACCAACTGGGCTGGTTGGATCATCAACTATGAACAGCCGCTTTATCTGTTAACTGACCCTGATAAGCTTGAGGAAATTCAGAAAACGCTTCAGTCCATAGGGATCGATAATCTCCACTATTACATGGATGTGGACCTTGCCATTCGAATGACATCCGATCTGGAATCCTATCATGATATTACACCAAAAGAGGCGAAGGAGTTGCTTGCGGAAGGAGCGCAAGTTATTGATGTACGGCATGATTCAGAGTGGAAAAGTGGACATATTGAAGGCGCAAAACACATCATGCTGGGCACCTTGCTTGATAGGCTGGAAGAGGTGCCGGAAGATCGTCCTCTTATTATTCAGTGTGGTTCTGGAGTCCGGTCCGCGATTGCCATTAGTCTGTTGCAGGCAAAAGGGGTGAAGGATGTCCGTAATATGCTTGGCGGCTATGGAAGATGGCAGAAGGATATCCAATAA
- a CDS encoding PH domain-containing protein, giving the protein MYMTIKEPSEKIANQAVQVWRISNTIGHGIAIIVLGILLYCSEHFHWYGWIQVTLYIILGIIVLSAVYSIFIEPVFLQKTWRYEIDEDFVQMKNGKWNESHTLVPMEKVEFVRTEQGPIMRKFDLFNLIIGTTTTQHTIPAIPAEKAKWLKVEIAQLAKVKESDLSEREEE; this is encoded by the coding sequence ATGTATATGACCATCAAAGAACCAAGCGAGAAAATCGCAAATCAAGCTGTACAAGTCTGGCGTATCTCCAACACCATTGGACACGGTATCGCCATCATCGTTTTAGGCATTCTGCTCTACTGCAGCGAGCACTTTCACTGGTATGGTTGGATCCAGGTTACCCTGTATATAATCCTTGGCATTATAGTCTTATCAGCTGTTTACTCTATTTTCATTGAACCTGTCTTTCTTCAAAAGACTTGGCGTTATGAGATTGATGAAGACTTTGTCCAAATGAAAAACGGTAAGTGGAATGAAAGTCATACATTGGTCCCGATGGAAAAAGTGGAGTTTGTTCGAACCGAGCAAGGTCCCATCATGAGGAAATTTGACCTGTTCAACCTTATAATAGGAACCACTACAACCCAGCACACCATCCCTGCTATCCCTGCAGAAAAGGCAAAATGGTTAAAAGTAGAAATTGCACAGTTAGCCAAAGTAAAAGAAAGCGACCTGTCAGAAAGGGAGGAAGAATGA
- a CDS encoding PH domain-containing protein codes for MMSQEVKRFHPAWIVVEFFALMKNSIAIFLFLFVLKINSTSTWIVWGRYIFLIGITWTLILIVLKWFLYRYEVVGDSFVLKEGVFVKEQRTVSFDKIQNHHSKTTFIHKWFGLTSLTLETGTTVEGSAVNFPVLTVSEKERILSRMLDKAPSEDEGDQDELEHGGEKKVHFRSNKKDLLKASFTSLSFLAIFPLLTTIYFNLADFFNIEDTAEGAFDYLLLHWWMLILLFLLAMVLSVGIGYLQTTIKYGNYEISDDVARIYIKKGVGSTSSFAISKEKVQAIVVEQSLVKRLLGLASIKLISVGEMKTEEQETSSLYPFMPKHEAYLLLETLLPHYPIQEKMDRFPIKVLWYKLLVPYYFTIIAAVGLFFFKKEWLWAAGVVFAISLVTRVLDYFFTSYLRQGNTVQIRKGGLTNETFITHYNRIQQVSVEHSWLQRWFGIATLYFQNRANPLHISELNGVSKDEAGEFYNWFKGKRKRLVRRERVS; via the coding sequence ATGATGTCACAGGAGGTCAAAAGGTTTCATCCGGCCTGGATAGTAGTCGAATTTTTTGCTTTAATGAAAAATTCCATCGCCATCTTCCTCTTTCTTTTTGTGTTGAAAATCAATTCTACTTCGACCTGGATTGTATGGGGACGTTACATATTCTTAATAGGTATCACGTGGACACTCATTCTCATCGTATTGAAGTGGTTTCTTTACCGGTATGAAGTGGTTGGGGATTCTTTTGTTCTTAAAGAAGGAGTTTTCGTAAAAGAACAGCGCACGGTTTCCTTTGACAAAATTCAGAATCACCATTCAAAGACAACCTTTATCCATAAATGGTTCGGCCTGACTTCTTTGACCTTGGAAACTGGAACAACAGTAGAAGGTTCCGCTGTCAATTTCCCGGTCTTGACCGTTTCTGAAAAAGAACGAATCCTATCAAGAATGTTAGATAAAGCTCCTTCAGAAGATGAAGGTGACCAGGATGAGCTGGAGCATGGTGGTGAGAAGAAAGTTCACTTCCGCTCGAATAAAAAGGATTTATTGAAAGCCTCCTTTACATCGTTGAGCTTTCTTGCCATCTTTCCGTTGCTAACGACCATCTATTTCAACCTTGCCGATTTTTTCAATATCGAGGACACCGCTGAAGGCGCATTTGACTATCTGCTTTTGCATTGGTGGATGTTGATCCTCCTTTTTTTGCTCGCCATGGTCCTCTCTGTCGGCATCGGCTACTTGCAGACAACCATCAAATATGGGAACTACGAAATCAGCGATGACGTTGCGCGTATCTATATAAAAAAAGGTGTCGGAAGCACAAGCAGCTTTGCGATTTCCAAAGAGAAAGTACAAGCCATTGTAGTGGAACAATCACTGGTAAAACGGCTGCTCGGACTTGCATCCATCAAGCTCATCAGTGTCGGCGAAATGAAAACAGAAGAGCAAGAAACAAGCTCCCTTTACCCTTTCATGCCAAAACACGAAGCGTACTTATTGTTGGAAACGCTATTACCTCACTATCCCATTCAAGAGAAAATGGACCGTTTTCCAATTAAAGTGCTTTGGTACAAGCTCTTGGTGCCATACTACTTTACGATCATTGCAGCTGTCGGCCTTTTCTTTTTTAAAAAAGAGTGGCTCTGGGCTGCAGGCGTTGTCTTTGCAATCTCACTGGTCACACGTGTGCTTGATTACTTTTTCACCAGCTACCTTCGCCAAGGAAACACCGTCCAGATCCGAAAAGGCGGACTCACAAACGAAACATTCATCACCCACTACAACCGTATCCAACAGGTATCTGTCGAACATTCCTGGCTGCAGCGCTGGTTTGGGATTGCCACCTTGTACTTCCAAAACCGCGCAAATCCACTTCATATCAGTGAACTAAACGGCGTGTCTAAAGACGAAGCCGGGGAGTTTTATAACTGGTTTAAGGGGAAGAGGAAGCGGTTGGTTAGGCGGGAGAGGGTTTCATAG